The nucleotide window tcggcttttcaaaaacattatttttgtttatcggacctataaaatcagttatttcCTTTTCGCTGGTATTAAAAACGACAAAATGGTGACgttttattttcgaatatttatttaatgtaaataaaactaaattttgacTACTGGTACGTTAATATCGAAAATAACCGGCCTACGTCTACTAAATTtaacattaatttcaataatacgATATATACTACGAGGGTCAGtcgaaaaatatttcgtattatATACACGATTAAAAgtagattacaaaaaaaaaacgatgataagatataatttctattaaaaataacgaattaTCAAAGACTATTTACTGATATCTTGTTTGAAATGTTCAAGAATCGTGAAAGCGcgaggaaaaaaaaatttcgcgAAAAAATCGTACGTCAAAAATAATACGCCATCTTGTACGTCAACCGTCGTATGTTCCGTGTCGTATCGTTTCCGCCAATACACGACAATTGACAGCTGACACAAAAATAACAGTTGATGTCCAAAATGGCGTATTACTTTTGACGTATTTTCGCTCCGGAACCGTTATAGATTAAAACTGTTTGAAATAGGCAGAAAATGATCAAAGTTACGTCGTTTTAAGTGCGATGTAGTTTATATCTACTAATAGTAATTGCAGTGTTGCCACAACCACCTTATTCGCTGACCTTTACGTCAAATTATTACGACGTTTGGAAAAATCGGCGTAATTATGTAAGTGTCGGTGTAAATAGTGAATTTAGTATTCCTAGTGTGTGCTAACACTCAAAAGAAAACTATGTAGTATAACGCTTGTTACAGGGCGTTAAAATTAAAACTACAAATTCCTCAATTTACTTCGAGCGATTGCTTACTCTCGAACTGACCCCcgtataatgaaattatttttatatcgtcTATAAATCGAACGTATATTCgaattaattgtaatttttattacgAGAATGATGATTCTGCTtttacatccaatattttttccaaaatttaattcccaattcgaaatttttatataaaaaaaaaaaaaaaaaaaaaaatttggtatacGTACCGTCCTTAAGGTCCCCGGCTTCGATTTCGCTAACCCCGTTATCGATGGCGTCGAGACCTTCGCTTTCCGATCTAGCCTTGACGTCCAATTTGGATTTCCACCCGCCTCggatgaaattattcaaattggcGCTCGGATCGCTGAGCCTCCTCTGCGTTCTGTACACGTAAAAATCCTCGGGATCCTCCTCCCAATCGGAGTCCCACATATCGGTGGCGCAAAAGCCCGGTTCGGACGTGGGAGTTTCGACTCCGGATCCTTTGGGTTTGGTAACCGCCATTTCGGCGTGTCCTTTACCTTGCGGGCCCTTCATTCGAACGAATTCGCATCGTTGTGCGGCGGAGGACGAGAACAGACCGAAAGTCATCCTTTGCGCCATTTTCGTGCCGAGACTCGATTgctaataaagaaaatatcaatttatacgCGGCGCGATTCGACGAAATAATTCACTTACCCGAGCGTCGTATACTTTTTTAAGCGCGTCATATCTAATCGAACCTAAAAATATAACGCCCTGTATACTACCGGCTCGGTCGGCGGCGAGAAGTTCTACGCACACCATTTCCCCGTCTCGGACGAGAATGTCGTGAAAAACTTCGTCGAAATTGTCCacctaaatttaaaattagtacctgataattttttgttttgttttacccCGTATATATGACGGTACTTGCCATAAAACAAATATGCGGGTACGTTATTTCCTCGACTTCGCCTTTGGTATCCATTCTTCTACGGCTAGGCGAGGCGTACACTTTTTGCGAATGTCTTTTTAAAACTTGTAGTTCTTTTGGACTTGTCCTCGTACATATAGCTAAAGTAAGTGTATATTCGAATTgatgtattattaaatttagataaacGGTTTCTTCCCAATCTATATCGGGATCTCCTATTGGTAATTTTCTACTATCTTTTCGAAAAACATCTACCTCggtctataaaaaattatttttgttttataatcgaaatttaataataaaaacactaataaaattccaattattatagtgaatttattttgttaccGGCAACACTGTAACAgtctgttttataaattttagttcgatgattttcttcttctagtttttaattatatgtgattttaaatgaaatattatttacctCAAATTTTGGCAAATATCTAGGAGAACCTTTGACGTGTTTTTTTCTTACGAAAAATAAAAGATCGTCGCAATCCATTGTGGAatcgttttgaaataaaaaatggcgGACGAACAAATCCGTCCAATAAGTTGTACCTTGAAGCATAACGAATCCcgattctataaaaatatttgagattagAATTGATTATTTCGAATTACCGCAGCATTTGTAACGTTAAATATCGTTTAAATAGagattattaatttaatttcaatcaattatatagtgaaaagaaacaaattcgatataaaaaaaggtTACTTCAAAATGGTTGTTCTAATTGAAATCTAGAAATTTATTTGTAGATAGATCTTGAAATACGCACGCCGCTGTACGTTTATTACTTTGgtacaacacaaaaaaaatcttttttgttatcaacaaaaacaattatcgtgatattttacaaaatacaaaacatgtCTATAATAATATTCTCGTTATAAGAGGTGAATGACCTTTATATATGGTATCAATgcgaaaaatgaaatttttacttACCGTCTTTTAATAATTGTCTCATTTCCTTTGTCCtctgaaaattaatttcttccaaAAGCTGTTCTAATACGGTGGGGGTTTTAATAAcggaagaatttgaaaaagccATGATCGCactagataaaaattatttatttttcaaatgggcaaccaaaagatttttcttttagtcataatagtattttttttttaataattttgcgTTAACCACTTCACAGCACGTGACTAATGCATTCGTTTTCCCCCAAATCGATAGCGGACGCGAACACACGCGCGCATGGGCGCGAATTTTCCGATGAAAATCGACGACGAGTGTCAAAtctattataaaagaaaataactacCGGTCTAAAACACATGTTATGTATCTCGCTTTGTAGATGGCGACACTGAAATTAAACATCGCCTAAAAAGGAAATGGCTAATGGTCCTAAGGACGTATACGTAATTAATATAGgatgtaataattattaaaaaactttatttctatCGCAATTTTATTTGGTCTACacaagaaaataaatacaacaatattttgaaatttaatctATAAGAACAATAATatcgaaatatgaaaaaattttcgtctcatgaaataaaaatgacgaTTTGTTATAAAAGTCATTTGATAGGAAAGCAAAAAGGTGGCTTCTAAATGAGatcttatattttcaataaaagactgaatataaaaaatacttttttattaaaattatttttcgttgaTTTATTTGAACCTATTTCCTCCTTATACCGATCCTGCTACACGACGTACTAAGCAAATGACAATTATAAAACTATACATCCGATGGTGTAGTATATAGTTCTGTGGTGAAATGGAGAAGAAAAAAGAACAACCGTTCTTAAACTCCACCCATTCTTGTGACGTCACGGCCTTGATTATCATAGCCatcttgtatttttttaatagttaacGACAACGATGATACAGGGTGTGTAATTtatgatgattaattttttcttcggCTGAGGttccaattaaaattaattatcaaattaatttgtagttatatttaaaaaaaaaatacaacagaTATGGACGAAGAAAGCTTcaacatatataataaaattataacttcttgtgttttaatacttttttctttgtttggtTTACGAggtaaaattagaaaaaataaatttctgtttaaattaaaaaaattcaactaaatTAAGTACTAGCTCTacacaaatatacaaaattgcAGCACAGGACCGTACTGATATtattttacatcaatttttaataccgggatcattttctttttgtaacggAAGATGGAGTAAAAAATCTTAGAGTGAAATTTTTTCggcaaattatattttattatgtatatatataaaaaaagaaaatgatcgtatattgtttgaataaattattcatgttGCGTTTGGGTCGAAGAATAAAGCTGAAAACGCAAATACCAAAAATACTACTCCACCAATAATTGTAACtgtaaagaagaagaattattttcaatattgcgAAAATATACAGGGGATTGTCgcactttaaattttttttcatttataggAGCTTTTTGGAGTTTTACgacatttttatagatttttaagtaTATGAAGGACTTTTCTGGAGATTACAGGACATTTTTGTGGATTTTCAGTTACACAAAGGACCTTTTTTGAGTTTTAGGacaattttatagatttttaagtaTACGAAGGACTTTTTTGAAGTTTCCAGGacattttaatagatttttagGTATACGAAGGACTTTTTTGAAGTTTCCAGGacatttttgtagattttcaGTTACATAAAGGACTTTTTTTGAGTTTCTAGGTAATTCTTATATATGTTTAGGTATGTCAACGACTCTTTTTGAGTTTTAGGacaattttatagatttttaagtaTATGAAGGACTTTTCTGGAGTTTCCAGGtcatttttgtagatttttaggTATATGAAGGACTGTTTAGTATTTATAGTCATTAAAAAAGACTTTTTTAGATCTTTTTACTGATTATAATGAGAAAAGATTATTCAGAACCTTTTTAGGGATTTCTTTAGATACTTTTTAGAACTCTCCAGGACCTTTGCGgattccaacattttttttttaatttttgacttcTTCCTGGCTATTATCAGATCTTTATAAGactttttactaaattttaagTACATAGGGAGGACTTTTGGGTCATTccagatgttttttttttgttttaaagcATGTTAGAGCCTTTTAGGACTTCGGTgaatattttggagaaatttattatctttttattgatttttatatgaaatttttagcaattttatgaaaaaaattgtgatcaCCACGATTCTTAAGGATTTTAAGGACTAACTTCCGTAATGAATATTTGGTACATGACTTTTAAGGtcattttaagtaaatttttggaatttttgaggCTTTACAAAGATTTTACAAGAAATTTCCAAGATCCCAGGACAGTTCACAATTTGTAAAGCCTTTTTTAGCACTCTCCTTTAGGACATTTACAACAACCCTATATAAGGAAGATTTCCAAAATGAATTTCGGGGCTTTTGggtttatttcacaatttttagtACATACAACAACAttctcaagttttttttatattttaagaaaaaacttcTTTGAAATTGCCTTAAAACATTAACTAGAATGGCTTTATCATAGCTTTTTGgagaattttagaaatttttcacgatttaaaaaaaaatattctatttaaatgCGTTTTAGCATTTCTCGGGACTTTTAAGAACATTTTTAAgacatttttctctaaaataatgaaaatgcaACTCACCAGTCCTAACGGATATCTTCTGAGCAATCATTCTACCTCCTAACACAGCCACTCCTGTACAAGCAGTATGCCCCAACACACCGCCCAGTATTACACCATATACAttctaaaaatagcaaaattgaAGATACCCACTGACTACGAAGGGTGTAAACGTTATTCACTCACCTCCCTAGCTCCTAAAATAATAGTAGTTAATTGCGACCTATCCCCCCATTCTGCCAAGAAGGTTAAAGTGAAAGCCTGTAAAAATATCCGTGATACTTCGTACCAAACCGATTTGTTTCTTCTATTACCACCTATCTCCACGTCAGGAACACCTTCCCTGTCATGCTaaaacattttccaaaacaatccaaacatattgaaatatgatttttttttctgatttacCTCCTCGTCTCTCTGTCTCAGTTCCATTTGTACTTCTTCTAGTTCTTCTCGTCCACCGTCTTTCTTCATGTGGTATCCCTCCCACAACATCTTTAGACCGAATATAGCAAAAAGGGCAGTACTTATGTAATAAGTATATGCTCGAGGTATTACAGTCACCAACCAACCAAATAAGGCTTAAAAATTGATCAAACTCATATAATTACATTGGATAAATCATTCGATTTAGATTACtagatatatttatatgaaaaaattaaaaaaaaacaatctacCAAAacgtttatttgtttttataaataaatagatcttCATATATGTTTTATGTATGTAAAACATTCATATTTGGTtagttattaattaaaaaaatgaatatttatctcTGTAATGATGTTTAAAAAGTCGtgagattgaaaaaataaaatacaattgtttaatttaacaattcaaataaaaacatatattttaatatattaaaatgtaaataacaCCTACCTGATAATACAGTCATAAAAACAAGAGCACTTATGGCCCCAGCAAAAACCGTCAGCCTCGGATGTCTCATCGCCATTATAGCAGctataaaaaacgttttatccCCAATTTCAGATACTAAAATAACACTAAGACTAGCTACGAAACCGTGAAGAAATCCAATATTTTCCGTACTCGCTGTACTTCCTGGAGAAGTAACGGCCTCCAGCTACAAATATCCACAGTAGAtacaaaaatactgtaaaacCATAATTATTTACTTACGTCTGTAGGTTTAGCATCGTCTTCTTTTGGTTCTATTTCCGCGGAAATAAGAATCGCAAAACCTATATATAATGctaagaaatatttcaaaattgatgaatacattttttttgaaaaattggttaGTTCACGTATAAATTATCTGTAAGTATTAAAGCATGTTGATCATAATCGGAGTTATTACAGTAGTTAGTATCTTATCTAAGActaacaattatttcaatataatgtacaaattaaattatacagataaaaaatatattttctatttcttattaaatacttaaagttataatcaaactgGAAGGTTTTTAAGCTCGATTTCACCGAATACGTTACTACTACACGTggatacttttattttttctaaccaattatatttttgattatcttTGAGAACTAAAATCTAACAAATCAAATCAATTCacaaagtaacaaaaatttcatttgaaacaaataatgaaaagtgACAACGGTTTAGTAActtttaatttagaatttgCCATGATGCTAGAAAACATAACCATTCTAATTGTCATATGTCATTTTAATTACTTCTACCACGTGGttatatctgttttttttaaaccaattatgtttttgatttattatgaaaactaaaatataacaaGTCAAATTAATTCAGgatgtaatgaaaattttattttgacaaaattttgcAAAGTGACAGCGATTTAGTAACTTTTGATTTACAATTTTACCTACACATGCTACAAAACATAACCATACTGTCATATGTCAATTAATATAATTCCTGCAATAAAATAGTTGAatgacaaacaaaaattgttgaacttttgttttatatatatatatatatatatatatatatatacattaaatttgCAAAAATGGTGAGtactctttatttatttttatagtactttatttttttattctttgttattttttatttcagagtTTTGCATTACCTTCAGTCAAAGTTAAACCATCGGTTGCGGATACTTTCGATTTAAAAGAAGATTCATTCGGTGGTCAAGAATTAATGAAATATGGTCTACAATCAGGACGTAAAACTCCAGATGTACTTCATCCTCTAGCTACATCAGAAACCAAGGTAACT belongs to Diorhabda carinulata isolate Delta chromosome X, icDioCari1.1, whole genome shotgun sequence and includes:
- the LOC130902646 gene encoding uncharacterized protein KIAA0930 homolog isoform X2, producing the protein MAFSNSSVIKTPTVLEQLLEEINFQRTKEMRQLLKDESGFVMLQGTTYWTDLFVRHFLFQNDSTMDCDDLLFFVRKKHVKGSPRYLPKFETEVDVFRKDSRKLPIGDPDIDWEETVYLNLIIHQFEYTLTLAICTRTSPKELQVLKRHSQKVYASPSRRRMDTKGEVEEITYPHICFMVDNFDEVFHDILVRDGEMVCVELLAADRAGSIQGVIFLGSIRYDALKKVYDARQSSLGTKMAQRMTFGLFSSSAAQRCEFVRMKGPQGKGHAEMAVTKPKGSGVETPTSEPGFCATDMWDSDWEEDPEDFYVYRTQRRLSDPSANLNNFIRGGWKSKLDVKARSESEGLDAIDNGVSEIEAGDLKDELDDGAYNPLWTMRGFTQTFHFWKENKRAQSVPLNAFLTYITLPWWSIAKDILDHREGPILTF
- the LOC130902646 gene encoding uncharacterized protein LOC130902646 isoform X1 encodes the protein MAFSNSSVIKTPTVLEQLLEEINFQRTKEMRQLLKDESGFVMLQGTTYWTDLFVRHFLFQNDSTMDCDDLLFFVRKKHVKGSPRYLPKFETEVDVFRKDSRKLPIGDPDIDWEETVYLNLIIHQFEYTLTLAICTRTSPKELQVLKRHSQKVYASPSRRRMDTKGEVEEITYPHICFMVDNFDEVFHDILVRDGEMVCVELLAADRAGSIQGVIFLGSIRYDALKKVYDARQSSLGTKMAQRMTFGLFSSSAAQRCEFVRMKGPQGKGHAEMAVTKPKGSGVETPTSEPGFCATDMWDSDWEEDPEDFYVYRTQRRLSDPSANLNNFIRGGWKSKLDVKARSESEGLDAIDNGVSEIEAGDLKDETGSASTSNTACCGCFQRRNREALLEMYSMRCSDHKKCSERARLGPIDSDCAFAIRTCRSNNKKSRNANYTECEMADDAISLDKKGITTTDNKCYDHVKNMYITVSGKEELPCVHYFADNTNKELSVNSKDGIVKFRKNVNGNYNLISMKNIYSYCTLPKSRRKVNGRKLSRHFPPKRITPDGTHIYYWCDLNKEDCELDDGAYNPLWTMRGFTQTFHFWKENKRAQSVPLNAFLTYITLPWWSIAKDILDHREGPILTF
- the LOC130902649 gene encoding transmembrane protein 165 encodes the protein MYSSILKYFLALYIGFAILISAEIEPKEDDAKPTDLEAVTSPGSTASTENIGFLHGFVASLSVILVSEIGDKTFFIAAIMAMRHPRLTVFAGAISALVFMTVLSALFGWLVTVIPRAYTYYISTALFAIFGLKMLWEGYHMKKDGGREELEEVQMELRQRDEEHDREGVPDVEIGGNRRNKSVWYEVSRIFLQAFTLTFLAEWGDRSQLTTIILGARENVYGVILGGVLGHTACTGVAVLGGRMIAQKISVRTVTIIGGVVFLVFAFSALFFDPNAT